The sequence CTCACAAATTTCCTGGTACGCTTGGATGCGACTGCCAGCGAGTCCTGACGTTACCACCATGTAGGTCAAATCGCCCTGGTGCAGCACCCCTCGTCCGCCAGTCGGACGCCGCACCAAATCCACTACACCCGCCGCAGCCATCTGCTGCCAAGATGCAGGTAAGCGGTGTTGATGATATCCCAACGAAATTGCCAGTGGAGACCAGGTATAAAACCGTAAAGCTGGAGGATGCAAACCCAGATGGTGCTGCTCCAGTAACCATCGGTCGATTGCCATCTGGACGCGACCTGACGCTTCCAGCAGCGGAATCAAACGCCAGTAGCAGTTATTGGTCATTTGTCATTTGCCTAAAATTAATGACCAATGACCAATAACTAACTACCAAATTCAGCTTGTAAAGCTTCGTCGTTATTATCTGCAATCGTCGCGACAACGGTGACAGCGCGGGAAATTTCTCCAGGAGAAAGCTCGGCGACAGTGCGAGATGTCAGCACTGCCACTTGGTTCTCCACAATGCCAAAACGCGATTCAAACGTGTCCGACCAATTCATTTCCAAGAGTTTCCGCATCAACAGCGGTTCGTTCGTCGCAGGTAGCTTGAGAACATAAGACCAAACGGTGAAAGTATCCTCCTCGGTAATCCCCGTGAGTTGCACAAACACCTCAACGCTACCGTACTTAAATTTCCAAAGATAGCTGCTGTCTTCGCCACGGCTTACCATTGCCGTATCGTCCTGATCCAAGCTGGAGATAACGGTTTGAATTACATCAACATAGTTGACTACCGTTGCATCCTCAATCAGCTCATTGGTAACGAGATCCTCTGTTGACAGTCCTTGGGTGGAAACACTTTCCACAGCAGGCTGGTTGGTGGTCATAATACCTTCTGCTTATCGTTTTGCGGTTTGCCTAGACCAACTCTATCGCCTAGAGGCACATTTGGAGGACACCTCTAAAGATTAGTTTTTTATTTTCAAGTGTTAAGTTGTTTAATTATCGCCTATACAGCGATCGCCTTCAGCCGCTTCTTCTGATTCTCGTTACTAGGACAGCTCTATCCATCCTAGTAACGAGCCTTAGCCTCGATGCCGTCTATTGCTTCTCGACACCGTGTTTCAAACCATAAGTTGGCGATCGCTTTGTTCTCCATCTAAAGCCGTTGTCTTTTCAGAAACCGGCTTATGAGCAATCAAATACTTGCTCATAAAGTGAACTTCACTCGAAATATTCTCAAAGCCTTCTTTCTCCAACCGTTTCACCAAATCATCGGTGATGTAGTGGTTGTAGTACGGCTCGTGGAATGTTGCTGAGAAGTTTTCCATCACTTGCATCAAGTCTGGAGCATCGCTGACCTGAATCGAGTCGCAGATAATAAAGACTCCACCCGGTTTTGTGACTCGGTAGCACTGCTCGATCACCTGCTGACGCACCGCTGCCGGAAGCTCATGGAAGAGAAACACGCAAGTAACCGCATGGAAATGCTCATCCACGTAGGGTATTTTCTCAGCATTCGCTTGGAGGAGTTGGGGCAATTCTCCCGGATTTTCAGATAACATCTGATTCGCCTTCCGCAAGTAAGCAGGTGACAAATCGATTCCAAACAGAGATGCTTCAGGCAAAGCACCCCGAATTAATTTCAAAGTGCGACCCGTTCCACTCGCCACATCGAGAATGCGAACTTGTCTGGGTGGAATAGAATCAAACGCTTTCAACCCTTGTTTCAGTGGCGCGAGAATCCGCCGCCGCATCGCATCTGCCGTACCACCAAAAAGAATTTCTACTTGCAAATCATAGAGATTTGCTGACCAGTCACTTAAGTAACCATCAGTTTGGTGATGGAAGTTTTGCAAGTAGTAGCTTGGATAACCATCCGTGGAAATGTTTGGCGAAAATTCTTGATATCGCTTCTGTT comes from Coleofasciculus sp. FACHB-T130 and encodes:
- a CDS encoding YbjN domain-containing protein; this encodes MTTNQPAVESVSTQGLSTEDLVTNELIEDATVVNYVDVIQTVISSLDQDDTAMVSRGEDSSYLWKFKYGSVEVFVQLTGITEEDTFTVWSYVLKLPATNEPLLMRKLLEMNWSDTFESRFGIVENQVAVLTSRTVAELSPGEISRAVTVVATIADNNDEALQAEFGS
- a CDS encoding methyltransferase domain-containing protein, producing MTETLTKLTYQTFQQGKNYFGLAHKILNSQLLNLISPQVEVKTKPISPELIQKLKQRHDQIIEADWQDAERGVYPASLLFDNSWSDFFRYYPMVWLDTLQIHQRIKQKRYQEFSPNISTDGYPSYYLQNFHHQTDGYLSDWSANLYDLQVEILFGGTADAMRRRILAPLKQGLKAFDSIPPRQVRILDVASGTGRTLKLIRGALPEASLFGIDLSPAYLRKANQMLSENPGELPQLLQANAEKIPYVDEHFHAVTCVFLFHELPAAVRQQVIEQCYRVTKPGGVFIICDSIQVSDAPDLMQVMENFSATFHEPYYNHYITDDLVKRLEKEGFENISSEVHFMSKYLIAHKPVSEKTTALDGEQSDRQLMV